A genomic window from Vitis riparia cultivar Riparia Gloire de Montpellier isolate 1030 chromosome 18, EGFV_Vit.rip_1.0, whole genome shotgun sequence includes:
- the LOC117906135 gene encoding putative receptor protein kinase ZmPK1, with protein sequence MDAPVLLLLLTLLLSSPLPSSTLDSLSQGSSLSVGKPEQVLISQSGIFSAGFYPVGDNAYCLAIWFTKPSYDGKHTAVWMANRNQPVNGNFSKLSLLESGDLILTDAGRFIVWTIKRVGISPVQLHLFNTGNLVLRTSDGVIQWQSFDSPTDTLLPHQPLTRNTRLVSSRTKTNFFSGFYKFYFDNNNVLILVFDGPEASSIYWPPSWLVSWQAGRSAYNSSRTALLDYFGYFSSSDDLKFQSSDFGERVQRRLTLDIDGNLRLYSFEEGRNKWVVTWQAITLQCNIHGICGPNSICTYVPGSGSGRRCSCIPGYEMKNRTDRTYGCIPKFNLSCDSQKVGFLLLTHFEFYGYDYGYYPNYTLQMCEKLCLEICGCMGFQYSYTSDVYKCYPKRLLLNGYRSPGFLGHIYLKLPKASLLSYEKPVKEFMLDCSGNRSEQLVRSYAKAHENEVLKFILWFACAIGAVEMVCICMVWCFLMKAQQNTSTDPPGYILAATGFRKFTYTELKKATRGFSEEIGRGGGGVVYKGVLSDHRVAAIKQLSGANQGESEFLAEVSTIGRLNHMNLIEMWGYCFEGKHRLLVYEYMEHGSLAQNLTSNTLDWQKRFDIAVGTAKGLAYLHEECLEWVLHCDVKPQNILLDVNYQPKVSDFGLSKLQNRGEINNSRLSRIRGTRGYMAPEWVLNLPITSKVDVYSYGIVVLEMVTGQRSASMAIHGTDGIGERQSLVAWVKGKMNGATAVASWMKEILDPSMEGEYDMGEMEILVAVALQCVELDKDERPTMSHVVETLLRPERGNNHHY encoded by the coding sequence ATGGATGCGCCAGTTCTTTTGCTTCTTCTCACTCTGCTTCTATCTTCTCCACTTCCATCGTCCACCCTCGACAGTTTGAGTCAAGGCTCATCCCTCTCAGTTGGAAAGCCTGAACAAGTTTTGATTTCACAAAGTGGAATCTTCTCAGCTGGCTTCTACCCCGTCGGTGATAATGCTTATTGTCTTGCCATATGGTTCACCAAACCATCCTACGACGGCAAACATACCGCTGTTTGGATGGCAAACCGAAACCAACCAGTTAATGGGAATTTCTCAAAGCTTTCGCTGCTAGAAAGTGGTGATCTTATCTTAACAGATGCTGGGCGGTTCATAGTTTGGACCATAAAGAGGGTTGGGATTTCTCCGGTGCAATTACACCTCTTCAACACTGGTAACCTTGTGCTGCGTACCTCGGATGGTGTTATTCAATGGCAAAGTTTCGATTCACCAACAGATACCCTTCTCCCTCACCAACCACTCACCAGAAATACGAGACTTGTCTCTTCAAGAACCAAAACCAACTTTTTCTCAGGGTTTTATAAGTTCTATTTTGACAACAATAATGTCCTCATTCTTGTCTTCGATGGGCCGGAAGCTTCAAGCATTTACTGGCCCCCATCGTGGCTTGTAAGCTGGCAGGCGGGAAGATCGGCATACAACAGTAGCAGAACTGCATTACTAGATTACTTTGGCTATTTTTCTTCATCCGACGATTTGAAGTTTCAGTCCTCGGATTTTGGTGAGAGAGTCCAAAGAAGATTGACCCTGGATATTGATGGCAACTTACGATTATACAGTTTTGAGGAAGGGAGAAATAAGTGGGTTGTTACTTGGCAAGCCATCACGCTACAATGCAACATTCATGGAATATGCGGACCCAACAGTATTTGTACCTATGTGCCTGGTTCTGGGAGTGGAAGGAGATGCTCTTGCATACCTGGATATGAGATGAAAAATCGCACTGACCGAACTTATGGATGCATTCCTAAATTCAATCTTTCTTGCGACTCACAGAAGGTTGGTTTCCTCCTACTCACACACTTTGAGTTCTACGGCTATGATTATGGCTATTACCCCAATTACACCTTACAGATGTGTGAAAAACTGTGCTTGGAAATATGTGGCTGCATGGGATTTCAATACAGCTATACTTCGGATGTTTATAAATGTTATCCTAAGCGGCTGTTGCTCAACGGATACCGCTCGCCTGGTTTTTTAGGACATATATATCTAAAATTGCCTAAAGCTAGTCTTCTTTCCTATGAAAAACCGGTTAAGGAATTCATGTTAGATTGCTCAGGCAACCGCTCAGAGCAGCTAGTAAGATCTTATGCAAAAGCCCACGAAAATGAAGTGTTAAAGTTCATCCTCTGGTTTGCGTGCGCAATTGGAGCAGTTGAGATGGTTTGCATCTGTATGGTGTGGTGTTTCTTGATGAAGGCCCAGCAAAACACCAGTACAGATCCGCCAGGCTACATTTTAGCTGCCACGGGATTCAGAAAATTCACCTATACTGAGCTGAAGAAAGCAACACGGGGTTTCAGTGAGGAGATTGGCAGAGGAGGAGGTGGGGTTGTATATAAAGGTGTCTTATCAGACCACCGAGTGGCAGCCATCAAGCAGCTCAGTGGAGCTAACCAAGGAGAATCTGAATTCTTGGCAGAAGTAAGTACCATTGGGAGGCTTAACCACATGAACTTGATAGAGATGTGGGGTTATTGCTTTGAGGGGAAGCACAGGCTCTTGGTTTATGAATACATGGAGCATGGATCACTAGCACAAAACCTCACTTCCAATACACTTGATTGGCAGAAGAGGTTCGATATTGCGGTGGGCACAGCAAAAGGCCTGGCTTATTTACACGAAGAGTGCTTGGAGTGGGTTCTACACTGCGATGTGAAGCCTCAAAACATACTCCTAGACGTTAATTATCAGCCAAAGGTGTCAGACTTCGGCCTGTCAAAGTTACAGAACAGAGGAGAAATCAACAATTCGAGATTGTCGAGGATCAGAGGAACAAGAGGTTACATGGCTCCAGAATGGGTTTTGAACCTCCCCATCACCTCCAAAGTAGACGTTTATAGCTATGGTATTGTGGTTCTGGAGATGGTTACCGGCCAAAGGAGTGCTTCAATGGCCATCCACGGTACAGATGGCATAGGGGAACGTCAGAGTTTGGTGGCATGGGTGAAAGGGAAGATGAATGGAGCAACTGCAGTTGCTTCGTGGATGAAAGAAATCCTAGACCCGTCGATGGAAGGCGAATATGACATGGGTGAGATGGAAATTCTAGTAGCAGTGGCTTTGCAATGTGTGGAATTGGACAAGGATGAAAGACCCACCATGAGTCACGTGGTCGAGACGCTTCTCCGCCCTGAACGTGGAAACAATCATCACTACTAA
- the LOC117906408 gene encoding putative receptor protein kinase ZmPK1 yields the protein MDAPVLLLLLTLLLSSPLPSSTLDSLSQGSSLSVGKPEQVLISQSGIFSAGFYPVGDNAYCLAIWFTKPSYDGKHTAVWMANRNQPVNGNFSKLSLLESGDLILTDAGRFIVWTIKRVGISPVQLHLFNTGNLVLRTLDGVIQWQSFDSPTDTLLPHQPLTTNTRLFSSRTKTNFFSGFYYLYFDNNNVLSLVFDGPNASSIYWPPSWLVSRQPERSAHNCSRTALLDNFGYFSSSDDFKFQSSDFGERVQRRLTLDIDGNLRLYSFEEGRNKWVVTWQAITLQCNIHGICGPNSICTYVPGSGSGRRCSCIPGYEMKNRTDRTYGCIPKFNLSCDSQKVGFLRLPHVEFYGYDYGYYPNYTLQMCEKLCLEICGCIGYQYSHNSDVYKCYPKRLLLNGYRSPSFVGHIYLKLPKASLLSYEKPVKEFMLDCSGNRSEQLVRPYAKARENEVLKFILWFTCAIGAVEMICISMVWCFLMKAQQNTSTDPPGYILAATGFRKFTYIELKKATRGFSEEIGRGGGGVVYKGVLSDHRVAAIKQLSGANQGESEFLAEVSTIGRLNHMNLIEMWGYCFEGKHRLLVYEYMEHGSLAQNLTSNTLDWQKRFDIAVGTAKGLAYLHEECLEWVLHCDVKPQNILLDSNYQPKVADFGLSKLQNRGGINNSRLSRIRGTRGYMAPEWVLNLPITSKIDVYSYGIVVLEMITGLRSVANAIHGTDGIGERQSLVAWVKGKMNSATADASWIEEILDPSMESQYDMGEMEILVAVALQCVELDKDERPTMSQVVETLLRPERGNNHHY from the coding sequence ATGGATGCGCCAGTTCTTTTGCTTCTTCTCACTCTGCTTCTATCTTCTCCACTTCCATCGTCCACCCTCGACAGTTTGAGTCAAGGCTCATCCCTCTCAGTTGGGAAGCCTGAACAAGTTTTGATTTCACAAAGTGGAATCTTCTCAGCTGGCTTCTACCCCGTCGGTGATAATGCTTATTGTCTTGCCATATGGTTCACCAAACCATCCTACGACGGCAAACATACCGCTGTTTGGATGGCAAACCGAAACCAACCAGTTAACGGGAATTTCTCAAAGCTTTCCCTTCTAGAAAGTGGTGATCTTATCTTAACAGATGCTGGGCGGTTCATAGTTTGGACCATAAAGAGGGTTGGGATTTCTCCGGTGCAATTACACCTCTTCAACACTGGTAACCTTGTGCTGCGTACCTTGGATGGTGTTATTCAATGGCAAAGTTTCGATTCACCAACAGATACCCTTCTCCCTCACCAACCACTCACCACAAATACGAGACTTTTCTCTTCAAGAACCAAAACCAACTTTTTCTCAGGGTTTTATTATCTCTATTTTGACAACAATAACGTCCTCAGTCTTGTCTTCGATGGGCCGAACGCTTCAAGCATTTACTGGCCCCCATCGTGGCTTGTAAGCCGGCAGCCGGAAAGATCGGCACACAACTGCAGCAGAACTGCATTACTAGATAACTTTGGCTATTTTTCTTCATCCGACGATTTTAAGTTTCAGTCCTCGGATTTTGGTGAGAGAGTCCAAAGAAGATTGACCCTGGATATTGATGGCAACTTACGATTATACAGTTTTGAGGAAGGGAGAAATAAGTGGGTTGTTACTTGGCAAGCCATCACGCTACAATGCAACATTCATGGAATATGCGGACCCAACAGTATTTGTACCTATGTGCCTGGTTCTGGGAGTGGAAGGAGATGCTCTTGCATACCTGGATACGAGATGAAAAATCGCACTGACCGAACTTATGGATGCATACCAAAATTCAATCTTTCTTGCGACTCACAGAAGGTTGGTTTCCTCCGACTCCCACACGTTGAGTTCTACGGCTATGATTATGGCTATTACCCCAATTACACCTTACAGATGTGTGAAAAACTGTGCTTGGAAATATGTGGCTGCATAGGATATCAATACAGCCATAATTCGGATGTTTATAAATGTTATCCTAAGAGGCTGTTGCTCAACGGATACCGCTCGCCTAGTTTTGTAGGACATATATATCTAAAATTGCCTAAAGCTAGTCTTCTTTCCTATGAAAAACCGGTTAAGGAATTCATGTTAGATTGCTCAGGCAACCGCTCAGAGCAGCTAGTAAGACCTTATGCAAAAGCCCGCGAAAATGAAGTGTTAAAGTTCATCCTCTGGTTTACGTGCGCAATTGGAGCAGTTGAGATGATTTGCATCAGTATGGTGTGGTGTTTCTTGATGAAGGCCCAGCAAAACACCAGTACAGATCCGCCAGGCTACATTTTAGCTGCCACGGGATTCAGAAAATTCACCTATATTGAGCTGAAGAAAGCAACACGGGGTTTCAGTGAGGAGATTGGCAGAGGAGGAGGTGGGGTTGTATATAAAGGTGTCTTATCAGACCACCGAGTGGCAGCCATCAAGCAGCTCAGTGGAGCTAACCAAGGAGAATCTGAATTCTTGGCAGAAGTAAGTACTATTGGGAGGCTTAACCACATGAACTTGATAGAGATGTGGGGTTATTGCTTTGAGGGGAAGCACAGGCTCTTGGTTTATGAATACATGGAGCATGGATCACTAGCACAAAACCTCACTTCCAATACACTTGATTGGCAGAAGAGGTTCGATATTGCGGTGGGCACAGCAAAAGGCCTGGCTTATTTACACGAAGAGTGCTTGGAGTGGGTTCTACACTGCGATGTGAAGCCTCAAAACATACTCCTAGACTCTAATTATCAGCCAAAGGTGGCAGACTTCGGCCTGTCAAAGTTACAGAACAGAGGAGGAATCAACAATTCGAGATTGTCGAGGATCAGAGGAACGAGAGGTTACATGGCTCCAGAATGGGTTTTGAACCTCCCCATCACCTCCAAAATAGACGTTTATAGCTATGGTATTGTGGTTCTGGAGATGATTACCGGCCTAAGAAGTGTTGCAAATGCCATCCACGGTACAGATGGCATAGGGGAACGTCAGAGTTTGGTGGCATGGGTGAAAGGGAAGATGAATAGTGCAACTGCAGATGCTTCGTGGATTGAAGAAATCCTAGACCCGTCGATGGAAAGCCAATATGACATGGGTGAGATGGAAATTCTAGTAGCAGTGGCTCTGCAATGTGTGGAATTGGACAAGGATGAAAGACCCACCATGAGTCAGGTGGTCGAGACGCTTCTCCGCCCTGAACGTGGAAACAATCATCACTATTAA